Part of the Qipengyuania sp. SS22 genome, CGCGCCGAACCGTGTGCACCATAGCCCAAACCGACCCTTGAAATTCGCACGACCCGGCTCCATTTTTACTGTGCCGGCTGGGCCGCCCCTCATGGCCCCCCGGTAGATGCACGCAAGTGCATCTCCTCCCTGAACCTTGGCCACCCCGCGCATATTGCGTGGGGTGGTTTTTTATGGGCGGGCTATTCTGCGGCCTGCGCGATGTGGCCCCGTCGGCCCATTGTCGCGACTTCGGCTCCCAGGGTGCGGACGAGCCCGGCGAGCAGCTTCGCGATTGCCCCGACCCGTGCGCTGGGCTGGTCGAGCCGGGCATCGAGATAGGTGCTGCGGCACACCTCGATCTGCACCGCATGGATACCGCGCGCGGTCTGGCCATAACGATCAAGCACATAGCCGCCCGAATAGGGGCGATTATGCGCCACCCGGCGGCCATTCGTCGCCAGATAGCGAATTGCCAGATCGACCAGCCCGGGGTCGCAGGAGGCACCGAACCGGTCGCCGATGACGAATTCTGCCGGGCGGTCCTGCGGATGGCTCCGTTTGAGCGGAGGCATCGAATGCAGGTCGACCAGCAACGCCACGCCCCAACGATCACGCAACCGCTCCAACTCATGACCCAGAGCGGTATGATAGGGGGTATAGATGCCCTCGATCCACGCATCGAGCTCGGGTTTGGCGAGCGGTCCGCGCCAGATCTCGCCCATGCCGGGGATCCGCCGCGGCACGAGGCCGAGCCCGTTGCGCGACCGGCGATTGGCCAGCGAATGCCGCATTGGCCGGGGCTTTGCGCCGCGCACCATGCCCCAATCGACATCCTCGACCGAACGATTGAGATCGATCATCGCCCGCGGCGCCTCGGCGAGCAGGAGGCTCGCTCCGGTGGCAGAAGCAACCGGCTGCGCGACCGCATCGATATGACGATCCTCGAGCCGCAGACGCGCCTGGTCGGGGTCGCGTAGCGCAGCGAGCACGTCATCGGGATAAGCGCGCCCGCAATGCGGTGCGGCAATCAGAATCGGAATGCTGGGTTCGCCAAACCGGAACAGATTGTAGGACGGCCCCTGCCGTCCCGGTATCTTGCCGCCCGTCAGGTGCTCGACACCCGCCGCTGCTGCTGCCTGCCGTTCACTCATGATCCCATCGTCGGGCCAGCGCCGCAATTAGGCAAGCGCAGATTTCCGGGAGCTTTCGATCGCCCTACCCTCCTAACCAGCATGTGGGCCGGCATTCTCACTCATCCGCGCCCATCAGCCCTACCCGCCCGTTAACAATGCTTGTTTTGGATACATGCTTTTTTAAAGCGCGCGCGCTAAGCAGTTGGCATGACGGAAACAACGACCCAGCGAATCCTGCTCGCCGAGGACGACGATGCGATGCGCGTCTATCTTGAACGCGCGCTCGTCAATGCAGGCTATACAGTCGACTCGGTCGATCGGGGCACTGCGGCCATACCGTTGCTCGAGGAATGCGAATACGATCTGCTGCTCTCGGATATCGTGATGCCCGAGATGGACGGGATCGAACTGGCGCAGCGCTGCAACGAGGTCAGCCCGCATACCAAGGTTATGTTTATCACCGGCTTCGCCGCGGTCACGCTCAAGGCCAGCCGCGAGCAACCGCACGCCAAGGTGCTGTCGAAACCGTTCCACTTGCGCGACCTCGTGCTGGAAGTCGAACGGGTGCTCGACGACCGCATCAGCGCGCGGTTGCAATAGGTCCGAAA contains:
- a CDS encoding N-formylglutamate amidohydrolase, translated to MSERQAAAAAGVEHLTGGKIPGRQGPSYNLFRFGEPSIPILIAAPHCGRAYPDDVLAALRDPDQARLRLEDRHIDAVAQPVASATGASLLLAEAPRAMIDLNRSVEDVDWGMVRGAKPRPMRHSLANRRSRNGLGLVPRRIPGMGEIWRGPLAKPELDAWIEGIYTPYHTALGHELERLRDRWGVALLVDLHSMPPLKRSHPQDRPAEFVIGDRFGASCDPGLVDLAIRYLATNGRRVAHNRPYSGGYVLDRYGQTARGIHAVQIEVCRSTYLDARLDQPSARVGAIAKLLAGLVRTLGAEVATMGRRGHIAQAAE
- the cpdR gene encoding cell cycle two-component system response regulator CpdR; the encoded protein is MTETTTQRILLAEDDDAMRVYLERALVNAGYTVDSVDRGTAAIPLLEECEYDLLLSDIVMPEMDGIELAQRCNEVSPHTKVMFITGFAAVTLKASREQPHAKVLSKPFHLRDLVLEVERVLDDRISARLQ